The proteins below are encoded in one region of Amycolatopsis magusensis:
- a CDS encoding non-ribosomal peptide synthetase has product MNQEFWTDRLAGFAEPTRLGSERAAGDEAGNGTVECESASLAGLKQAGAPAGVPPEHVVTAAWSLVLAAHAGTSDVVFGVRPAGVDEPTPLRVRLRYDLPLTAFFASLRAHLEAGLAQPAPTEAELSALAGLAEGTALFDKVVRWDHDTGIRHALELRLDLGEPNLRVRLDYARDRISSADARRLLDDLDRLLNEMVVRSGATALHEFTVLSPEEENRILRRWNDTAVRRDPACIHELVEAQAARTPDALAVVQGEDRLTYAELDDAAGKLARRLAASGVGPGDFVALRLRRSVHTVVALLGVLKAGAAYAPIEPSLPPERAQALLATLEAPVLITDRDQVAAARELGEREVLWVGEPDGTPGWALDDPGPGAPRPRRAQPDDQAYVIFTSGSTGTPKGVLLSHAPVVNLIEWVNTTYGMGPADRVLFLTSLGFDLSVYDVFGVLAAGGSIRVATDEEIRDPRRLLSILDEEPITFWDSAPAALQQLEPFFALRGPRAEHSLRLVFLSGDWVPVTLPDSVRTAFGAPRVIALGGATEAAIWSNFFPVERVDPGWASIPYGRPIDNARYYVLDGGLRPAVVGAPGDLYIGGDCLALGYHGDPAKTADKFIPDPFGDVPGARLYATGDRAKYWADGTIEFLGRQDDQVKLRGFRIELGEVESALAAGPGVASAVALVLDEQLVGYVVRAPGEEPDIAVLREQLAQRLPAYMVPSQLVVLDALPVTPNGKLDRRALPAPQPPVPYLEPGTPVEKAIADLWSEVLGVERVGVVDNFFDLGGHSLLITQLMARVKAALEVDVPMTAVLDNQTLGEFSAVVEAALLEELDA; this is encoded by the coding sequence GTGAACCAGGAATTCTGGACCGATCGGCTGGCCGGCTTCGCCGAGCCGACCCGGCTCGGCAGTGAACGCGCCGCCGGTGACGAGGCCGGTAACGGCACCGTGGAGTGCGAGTCCGCGTCGCTGGCGGGGCTGAAGCAGGCGGGCGCGCCCGCGGGGGTGCCACCGGAGCACGTGGTGACCGCGGCCTGGAGCCTGGTGCTCGCCGCGCACGCGGGCACCTCCGATGTGGTGTTCGGGGTGCGCCCGGCCGGGGTGGACGAGCCGACGCCGCTGCGGGTGCGCCTGCGGTACGACCTGCCGCTGACCGCGTTCTTCGCGAGCCTGCGCGCCCACCTCGAAGCCGGGCTCGCGCAGCCCGCACCCACCGAGGCCGAACTGTCCGCGCTCGCCGGGCTGGCCGAGGGCACCGCCCTGTTCGACAAGGTGGTGCGCTGGGACCACGACACCGGCATCCGGCACGCCCTGGAACTGCGCCTGGACCTCGGTGAGCCGAATCTGCGCGTGCGGCTGGACTATGCGCGCGACCGGATCAGCTCCGCCGACGCGCGCCGCCTGCTCGACGACCTCGACCGGCTCCTGAACGAGATGGTCGTGCGGTCCGGCGCGACCGCACTGCACGAGTTCACCGTGCTCTCCCCCGAAGAGGAGAACCGGATCCTGCGGCGGTGGAACGACACCGCGGTGCGCCGGGACCCGGCCTGCATCCACGAACTGGTCGAAGCGCAGGCCGCCCGCACGCCGGACGCGCTCGCCGTCGTCCAGGGCGAGGACCGGCTCACCTACGCCGAACTGGATGACGCGGCGGGGAAGCTGGCGCGCCGGCTCGCTGCCTCCGGGGTCGGCCCCGGTGATTTCGTGGCGCTGCGGTTGCGGCGCAGCGTGCACACCGTGGTCGCGTTGCTCGGGGTCCTCAAGGCCGGGGCCGCGTACGCCCCGATCGAGCCGTCGCTGCCACCCGAGCGCGCGCAGGCCCTGCTCGCCACCCTGGAAGCACCGGTGCTGATCACCGACCGCGACCAGGTCGCCGCCGCCCGCGAACTCGGGGAGCGCGAGGTCCTGTGGGTCGGCGAACCGGACGGCACCCCGGGCTGGGCACTGGACGACCCCGGGCCCGGCGCCCCGCGGCCCCGGCGGGCGCAACCCGATGACCAGGCCTACGTCATCTTCACCTCCGGGTCCACCGGCACGCCGAAGGGTGTGCTGCTGTCCCACGCGCCGGTGGTGAACCTGATCGAATGGGTCAACACCACCTACGGCATGGGCCCGGCCGACCGGGTCCTGTTCCTCACCTCGCTGGGTTTCGACCTGTCGGTGTACGACGTGTTCGGCGTGCTCGCCGCCGGGGGCAGCATCCGGGTGGCCACCGACGAGGAGATCCGCGACCCGCGGCGGCTGCTGTCCATCCTGGACGAGGAGCCGATCACCTTCTGGGACTCCGCCCCGGCGGCGCTGCAGCAACTGGAGCCGTTCTTCGCGTTGCGCGGCCCGCGGGCGGAGCACTCGCTGCGGCTGGTGTTCCTCAGCGGCGACTGGGTCCCGGTCACGCTGCCCGACTCCGTGCGCACCGCGTTCGGCGCGCCGCGGGTGATCGCGCTGGGTGGCGCGACCGAAGCGGCGATCTGGTCGAACTTCTTCCCGGTCGAGCGCGTGGACCCGGGCTGGGCGAGCATCCCCTACGGCAGGCCGATCGACAACGCGCGCTACTACGTGCTCGACGGTGGGCTGCGCCCGGCGGTGGTCGGCGCGCCCGGTGACCTCTACATCGGCGGGGACTGCCTCGCGCTGGGCTACCACGGTGACCCGGCCAAGACCGCGGACAAGTTCATCCCGGACCCGTTCGGCGACGTGCCCGGCGCCCGGCTCTACGCCACCGGTGACCGCGCGAAGTACTGGGCCGACGGCACCATCGAATTCCTCGGCCGCCAGGACGACCAGGTCAAGCTGCGCGGGTTCCGGATCGAGCTGGGCGAGGTGGAGTCGGCGCTGGCCGCCGGGCCCGGCGTGGCCTCGGCCGTGGCGCTGGTGCTCGACGAGCAGCTGGTCGGCTACGTGGTCCGCGCCCCCGGCGAGGAACCCGACATCGCCGTGCTGCGCGAGCAGCTCGCCCAGCGGCTGCCCGCGTACATGGTGCCCTCGCAGCTCGTCGTGCTGGACGCGCTGCCGGTCACCCCGAACGGGAAACTGGACCGCCGCGCCCTGCCCGCGCCCCAGCCGCCCGTGCCCTACCTCGAGCCGGGCACCCCGGTCGAGAAGGCCATCGCCGACCTGTGGAGCGAGGTGCTCGGGGTCGAGCGCGTCGGGGTGGTGGACAACTTCTTCGACCTCGGCGGGCATTCGCTGCTGATCACCCAGCTGATGGCCAGGGTCAAGGCCGCGCTCGAGGTCGACGTGCCGATGACGGCCGTGCTGGACAACCAGACCCTCGGCGAGTTCTCCGCGGTCGTGGAGGCCGCGCTGCTCGAAGAACTCGACGCATGA
- a CDS encoding non-ribosomal peptide synthetase: MSTDTRLQALLEKRLARAKARTIPRATGPRRASPAQERMLFLEELHPDAATYHVLFPFRLDGPLDADRLESALRRVERRHEVLRTVYERRGAEEFQVVAATPVELRRAEQEPDLDAQVLAEFRRPFDLRTGPVWRALLIHAGDTSHHLVLTLHHIAFDGSSIDILLRELADGYAGLPEPAPLDLQYADFAAWQRDQLTGGAYRTQLDYWTEQLSDAPARLQLPADRPQAPTGRAGLVRTHLDPALTADLHGLARRSGVTSFMVLLACFQSLLHRYSGQSDIVVGTSVAGRTVPEAEPLIGLFVNTVALRSRFDGRTPFADLLAQVRATAATGFSHQDVPFETVVGELPLDRDLAATPVFQVLLNWITVDREPVRLGEVLMTYVPRPGTGDAKFELTLDAGEDNGRLELELEYGRDRWDEATAARLLEHLENLIRAAVADPATPVGDLPLMSAAERALVTGHWPGPAADYGTPTNLADLSGVDEDLIALSGHGEQVTYRELGRRADQLAHHLIRLGATPDQPIGILLERSADLVVAILGVLRSGAPYLPLDPDNPDARTAGVLDDAGAELVVTDATLARRVTTCATVDLHEIPEGPGHPPAVRVDPDDLAYVFYTSGSTGRPKGVMLSHRAAHNHIRWQLETYGPAPGDAVLFKTNVTFDVSVAELFTALHGGARLVVAEPGGHRDPGYLRRLIAQEGVTRAHFVPTMLAALVAADGGSLDSLDLVQSAGETLPPELRDSFLSTVDATLINAYGPTETTVLVTAGDTHHGEPGVPIGRPIANTRCYVLDEDLRPQPIGVPGEICVGGVQLARGYLGRPDRTAESFVPDPFGGDRLYRTGDLGRWRVDGQLDCLGRIDHQVKLRGHRIELGEIEAVLAEHDTVDQAVVVVRGDQLAAYVTAPTPPEPGNLRDWLAAHLPAYMVPASYTHLDHIPQTSSGKTDRAELPAPAENSAVAKPYLAPETPAERQLAEIWAEVLGVDQVGRDDDFFALGGHSLLAVQVASRVRETLGVPVPLRTLFEATTITRLAARLTEVTGSTLPEVTPAEDRTTLSAAEARLWFVDQLDPGDPAYNLPAICRLHGPLDLGALTAAIHTLAATHEALRTAFPATDGRPERALTETPIPVTTVTATPGELDAILAAEAAHRFDLATGPLARAAIITLSDTEHVLALTFHHAIVDGWSIKVLLDDLRTAYTGTTPPRRRLAAADYAAWQNRLDHTGALDYWRTQLADLPPVPDLPADHTDRGGSAGAAHHFTVPAEHTTRLTALAADEGCTPFMGLLAAYAALLSRYTGHDDLVLTMPVADRARPELEDIAGLLLNTVVLRLATTGSYRELLHTVRDTVLAAYEHRTLPFDRLVDDLGLDGAALTRYSVTIDPMAGTTHFADDVVLEPEPFVPAHSKADLNLLFDEDGTSGWLVYRTAQFEPGRIERLAGHLLTLLDGALADPDAPLTEHPVLTPAERAALTNERSTTTGDHRTLPELFTAQATRTPGAPAVPGLTYRELDEHANRFAHHLRTRVQPGQLIALNLERGPDQAVAILGTWRAGCAYLALDPHHPPARRQELVEDSGAALVLDELTLTDDTEPPGITIDPDDLAYLVYTSGSTGKPKGVRTPHHAAAEYLADYLGTHFGLGPGDTVLQLASLPFDAAIRDLFGPLTTGARVVLLDHDQAADPQAILDTIDREQVTCLLSVVPTLLRAILGAAGTGHGPHLRLVLTAGEALDLADCARTRATFGGEPLVVNQYGPTETTMTTTSHPITTGTDGPAPLGHPVAGARVWIVDRHGDLAPLGVPGEVWIGGSRLAQGYHHRPGLTAERFVPDPFAGEPGARAYRTGDLARRDHDGTLRFLGRLDDQVKIRGNRVEPTGIENVLRGLPGVTEAAVLATGTPAHLTAYVTPATLHGTALREELRGLLPEYQVPSRIHALPALPRTANNKVDKKALAALETPAEHTPDTAKSPTEAVLASLFDELLGRENTGRDDDFFAHGGHSLLAAQLAARIRRTFGLSLPLRTVLDTPTVAALAAWLDARTGNTTEPLPRTESTTELTPAQRAILDHTREHPGTAAYHVGFAAILDGPLDEIALARAVDATVARHEILRTRFTDRAHTEPHVLIRFHRGTATTETEATAQAETELRTPFNLAGEPPIRAALIRFGPGKHLFALTVHHIAADGWTLSILQRDLTEYYNAQLDGRTPHLPPVTRYSPAQQSDVDFWNRLLDGTPTGIDLPTDHPRPDRPTLDGATRYFDIDPATAHAVRALATETGTTEFMVLLAATQRWLHRQTGQDRFPLAVPVSNRPDPASEHTAGPYANILSIPADLRGHPTFRELFTRVRHTVLEAWEHQHTPHELLDRPRCQVMFGMQNLPTPDGHLTGLTTTPTTLDRGTCRYELHLRCYRTPDGLSGWLEHNTTLFTPDGIERRLQDFLTTLHHAVTEPEGR; encoded by the coding sequence ATGAGCACGGACACCCGTCTCCAAGCACTACTGGAGAAGCGGCTCGCGCGGGCGAAGGCACGGACCATCCCGCGAGCCACGGGACCGCGCCGGGCCTCGCCCGCGCAGGAACGCATGCTGTTCCTGGAAGAACTCCACCCGGACGCGGCGACCTACCACGTGCTGTTCCCCTTCCGGCTGGACGGACCCCTCGACGCCGACCGGCTCGAAAGCGCGCTGCGCCGCGTCGAACGCCGCCACGAGGTCCTGCGCACCGTCTACGAACGCCGGGGCGCCGAAGAGTTCCAGGTCGTCGCCGCGACACCGGTGGAACTACGGCGCGCCGAGCAGGAACCCGACCTCGACGCGCAGGTGCTGGCCGAGTTCCGCCGCCCGTTCGACCTGCGCACCGGCCCGGTGTGGCGGGCACTGCTGATCCACGCCGGGGACACCAGCCACCACCTGGTGCTCACGCTGCACCACATCGCCTTCGACGGCTCCTCGATCGACATCCTGCTGCGTGAACTCGCCGACGGCTACGCGGGCCTGCCCGAACCCGCGCCCCTGGACCTGCAGTACGCCGACTTCGCCGCCTGGCAACGCGACCAGCTCACCGGCGGCGCCTACCGCACCCAGCTCGACTACTGGACCGAACAGCTCTCCGACGCCCCCGCACGACTGCAACTGCCCGCCGACCGGCCACAGGCACCCACCGGCCGCGCGGGACTGGTCCGCACCCACCTGGACCCCGCGCTCACCGCGGACCTGCACGGCCTCGCCCGCCGCAGCGGCGTCACCTCGTTCATGGTGCTGCTCGCCTGCTTCCAGAGCCTGCTGCACCGCTACAGCGGCCAGTCCGACATCGTCGTGGGCACCTCGGTGGCCGGGCGGACCGTGCCCGAGGCCGAACCGCTGATCGGGCTGTTCGTCAACACCGTGGCGCTGCGCTCCCGGTTCGACGGGCGCACCCCCTTCGCCGACCTGCTCGCCCAGGTCCGCGCCACGGCCGCCACCGGGTTCTCCCACCAGGACGTGCCCTTCGAGACCGTGGTCGGCGAACTGCCACTGGACCGCGACCTCGCCGCCACCCCGGTATTCCAGGTGCTGCTCAACTGGATCACCGTCGACCGCGAGCCGGTGCGCCTGGGCGAGGTGCTGATGACCTACGTACCGCGCCCCGGCACCGGCGACGCCAAGTTCGAACTGACCCTCGACGCCGGGGAGGACAACGGGCGCCTCGAACTGGAACTGGAGTACGGCCGCGACCGCTGGGACGAAGCCACCGCCGCCCGCCTGCTCGAGCACCTCGAAAACCTCATCCGCGCCGCCGTCGCCGACCCCGCCACCCCGGTCGGGGACCTGCCGCTGATGAGCGCCGCGGAACGCGCACTGGTCACCGGGCACTGGCCGGGACCGGCCGCCGACTACGGCACCCCCACCAACCTCGCCGACCTGTCCGGAGTGGACGAAGACCTGATCGCCCTGTCCGGCCACGGCGAGCAGGTCACCTACCGCGAACTCGGCCGTCGCGCCGACCAGTTGGCCCACCACCTGATCCGCCTCGGCGCCACCCCCGACCAGCCCATCGGCATCCTGCTCGAACGCTCGGCCGACCTCGTCGTCGCCATCCTCGGCGTCCTGCGCTCCGGAGCCCCCTACCTGCCACTGGACCCCGACAACCCCGACGCCCGCACCGCCGGCGTACTCGACGACGCCGGCGCCGAACTGGTGGTCACCGACGCCACCCTCGCCCGCCGCGTGACCACCTGCGCCACCGTCGACCTCCACGAGATCCCCGAAGGACCCGGCCACCCGCCCGCCGTGCGCGTCGACCCCGACGACCTCGCCTACGTCTTCTACACCTCCGGCTCCACCGGCAGGCCCAAGGGCGTGATGCTCAGCCACCGCGCCGCGCACAACCACATCCGCTGGCAACTGGAGACCTACGGCCCCGCACCCGGCGACGCCGTGCTGTTCAAGACCAACGTCACCTTCGACGTCTCCGTGGCCGAGCTGTTCACCGCGCTGCACGGCGGCGCCCGGCTGGTCGTCGCCGAACCCGGCGGGCACCGCGACCCCGGCTACCTGCGCCGCCTGATCGCCCAGGAAGGCGTCACCCGCGCACACTTCGTACCCACCATGCTCGCCGCGCTCGTCGCCGCCGACGGCGGCTCACTGGACTCGCTCGACCTCGTGCAGAGCGCAGGCGAGACCCTGCCACCCGAACTGCGCGACAGCTTCCTGTCCACAGTGGACGCCACACTGATCAACGCCTACGGCCCGACCGAGACCACCGTGCTCGTCACCGCCGGCGACACCCACCACGGCGAACCCGGCGTGCCCATCGGCCGGCCCATCGCCAACACCCGCTGCTACGTCCTCGACGAAGACCTCCGCCCCCAACCCATCGGCGTACCGGGGGAGATCTGCGTCGGCGGCGTCCAGCTCGCACGCGGCTACCTCGGCCGCCCCGACCGCACCGCGGAAAGCTTCGTCCCCGACCCCTTCGGCGGCGACCGCCTCTACCGCACCGGCGACCTCGGCCGCTGGCGCGTCGACGGGCAACTCGACTGCCTCGGCCGCATCGATCACCAGGTCAAACTCCGCGGCCACCGCATCGAACTCGGCGAGATCGAAGCCGTGCTCGCCGAACACGACACCGTGGACCAGGCCGTGGTCGTCGTCCGCGGCGACCAGCTCGCCGCCTACGTCACCGCACCCACCCCACCCGAACCCGGGAACCTGCGCGACTGGCTCGCCGCGCACCTGCCCGCCTACATGGTCCCCGCCTCCTACACCCACCTCGACCACATCCCGCAGACCTCCAGCGGCAAAACCGACCGCGCCGAACTGCCCGCCCCCGCCGAGAACAGCGCCGTCGCCAAGCCCTACCTCGCCCCCGAAACCCCCGCCGAACGCCAGCTCGCCGAAATCTGGGCCGAAGTGCTCGGCGTCGACCAAGTCGGCCGCGACGACGACTTCTTCGCCCTCGGCGGCCACTCCCTGCTCGCCGTCCAAGTGGCCAGCCGCGTCCGCGAAACCCTCGGCGTACCCGTCCCGCTGCGCACGCTGTTCGAAGCCACCACCATCACCCGCCTCGCCGCCCGGCTCACCGAAGTGACCGGCTCCACCCTGCCCGAGGTCACCCCCGCCGAAGACCGCACCACGCTCTCCGCCGCCGAAGCCCGCCTGTGGTTCGTCGACCAGCTCGACCCCGGCGACCCCGCCTACAACCTCCCGGCGATCTGCCGCCTGCACGGCCCACTCGACCTCGGCGCCCTCACCGCCGCCATCCACACCCTCGCCGCGACCCACGAAGCCCTGCGCACCGCGTTCCCCGCCACCGACGGCCGCCCCGAACGCGCCCTCACCGAGACACCGATCCCGGTGACCACCGTGACAGCCACACCCGGCGAACTCGACGCCATCCTCGCCGCCGAAGCCGCACACCGCTTCGACCTGGCCACCGGCCCCCTCGCCCGCGCCGCCATCATCACCCTCAGCGACACCGAACACGTGCTCGCCCTGACCTTCCACCACGCCATCGTCGACGGCTGGTCGATCAAGGTGCTGCTCGACGACCTGCGCACCGCCTACACCGGCACCACCCCGCCCCGGCGCCGCCTCGCCGCCGCCGACTACGCCGCCTGGCAGAACCGCCTCGACCACACCGGCGCACTGGACTACTGGCGCACCCAGCTCGCCGACCTGCCACCCGTACCCGACCTGCCCGCCGACCACACCGACCGCGGCGGCTCGGCCGGCGCCGCGCACCACTTCACCGTGCCCGCCGAGCACACCACCCGGCTGACCGCGCTCGCCGCCGACGAAGGCTGCACCCCGTTCATGGGCCTGCTCGCCGCCTACGCCGCCCTGCTCAGCCGCTACACCGGCCACGACGACCTCGTGCTCACCATGCCGGTCGCCGACCGCGCCCGCCCCGAACTCGAGGACATCGCCGGCCTGCTGCTCAACACCGTCGTCCTCCGCCTGGCCACCACCGGCAGCTACCGCGAACTCCTGCACACCGTCCGCGACACCGTGCTCGCCGCCTACGAACACCGCACCCTGCCCTTCGACCGGCTCGTCGACGACCTCGGCCTCGACGGCGCCGCACTCACCCGCTACAGCGTCACCATCGACCCGATGGCGGGCACCACCCACTTCGCCGACGACGTCGTCCTCGAACCCGAACCCTTCGTGCCCGCGCACTCCAAGGCCGACCTCAACCTGCTCTTCGACGAGGACGGCACCAGCGGCTGGCTGGTCTACCGCACCGCCCAGTTCGAACCCGGCCGCATCGAACGCCTCGCCGGGCACCTGCTCACCCTCCTCGACGGCGCACTGGCCGACCCGGACGCCCCACTGACCGAGCACCCCGTCCTCACCCCCGCCGAACGCGCCGCCCTCACGAACGAGCGGTCCACCACCACCGGCGACCACCGCACCCTGCCCGAACTCTTCACCGCCCAGGCCACCCGCACCCCCGGCGCACCCGCCGTACCAGGCCTGACCTACCGCGAACTCGACGAACACGCCAACCGCTTCGCCCACCACCTGCGCACCCGCGTCCAGCCAGGCCAGCTCATCGCCCTGAACCTCGAACGCGGCCCGGACCAGGCCGTCGCCATCCTCGGCACCTGGCGCGCCGGCTGCGCCTACCTCGCCCTCGACCCACACCACCCACCGGCACGACGCCAGGAACTCGTCGAAGACAGCGGCGCCGCCCTCGTCCTTGACGAACTCACCCTCACCGACGACACCGAGCCACCCGGGATCACCATCGACCCCGACGACCTCGCCTACCTCGTCTACACCTCCGGCAGCACCGGAAAACCCAAGGGCGTCCGCACCCCGCACCACGCCGCCGCCGAATACCTCGCCGACTACCTCGGCACCCACTTCGGCCTCGGCCCCGGCGACACCGTCCTCCAGCTCGCCTCCCTGCCCTTCGACGCCGCCATCCGCGACCTCTTCGGCCCCCTGACCACCGGCGCCCGCGTCGTCCTGCTCGACCACGACCAGGCCGCCGACCCCCAAGCCATCCTCGACACCATCGACCGCGAACAGGTCACCTGCCTGCTCAGCGTCGTCCCCACCCTCCTGCGCGCCATCCTCGGCGCCGCCGGCACCGGACACGGACCACACCTGCGCCTCGTCCTCACCGCCGGCGAAGCACTCGACCTCGCCGACTGCGCCCGCACCCGCGCCACCTTCGGCGGCGAACCACTGGTGGTCAACCAGTACGGCCCCACCGAAACCACCATGACCACCACCAGCCACCCCATCACCACCGGCACCGACGGCCCCGCACCACTCGGCCACCCGGTCGCCGGCGCCCGCGTCTGGATCGTCGACCGCCACGGCGACCTCGCCCCCCTCGGCGTACCCGGCGAAGTGTGGATCGGCGGCAGCCGCCTCGCCCAGGGCTACCACCACCGGCCCGGCCTCACCGCCGAACGCTTCGTCCCCGACCCCTTCGCCGGCGAACCCGGCGCCCGCGCCTACCGCACCGGCGACCTCGCCCGCCGCGACCACGACGGCACCCTCCGCTTTCTCGGCCGCCTCGACGACCAGGTCAAGATCCGCGGCAACCGCGTCGAACCCACCGGCATCGAAAACGTGCTCCGCGGCCTGCCCGGCGTCACCGAAGCCGCCGTCCTCGCCACCGGCACCCCCGCGCACCTGACCGCCTACGTCACCCCCGCCACCCTCCACGGCACCGCCCTGCGCGAAGAACTCCGCGGCCTGCTGCCCGAATACCAGGTCCCGTCCCGGATCCACGCCCTGCCCGCGCTCCCCCGCACCGCCAACAACAAGGTCGACAAGAAAGCCCTCGCCGCACTCGAAACCCCCGCCGAACACACCCCCGACACGGCCAAGTCACCGACCGAAGCCGTCCTCGCGTCCCTGTTCGACGAACTGCTCGGCCGCGAGAACACCGGCCGCGACGACGACTTCTTCGCCCACGGCGGCCACTCCCTCCTCGCCGCCCAGCTCGCCGCCCGCATCCGCCGCACCTTCGGGCTCTCCTTGCCCCTGCGCACCGTGCTCGACACCCCGACCGTCGCCGCACTCGCCGCGTGGCTCGACGCCCGCACCGGAAACACCACCGAACCGTTGCCGCGCACGGAATCCACCACCGAACTCACCCCCGCCCAGCGCGCCATCCTTGACCACACCCGCGAACACCCCGGCACCGCCGCCTACCACGTCGGCTTCGCCGCCATCCTCGACGGACCACTCGACGAGATCGCCCTCGCCCGCGCCGTCGACGCCACCGTCGCCCGCCACGAAATCCTGCGCACCCGCTTCACCGACCGCGCCCACACCGAACCCCACGTGCTCATCCGCTTCCACCGCGGCACCGCCACCACCGAAACCGAAGCCACCGCACAGGCCGAGACCGAACTACGCACCCCGTTCAACCTCGCCGGCGAACCACCCATCCGCGCCGCCCTCATCCGCTTCGGGCCGGGCAAGCACCTGTTCGCCCTCACCGTGCACCACATCGCCGCCGACGGCTGGACCCTCTCCATCCTCCAACGCGACCTCACCGAGTACTACAACGCCCAACTCGACGGCCGCACCCCGCACCTCCCCCCGGTCACCCGCTACAGCCCCGCCCAGCAGTCCGATGTGGACTTCTGGAACCGGCTGCTCGACGGCACCCCAACGGGAATCGACCTCCCCACCGACCACCCCCGCCCGGACCGGCCCACCCTCGACGGCGCCACCCGCTACTTCGACATCGACCCCGCCACCGCCCACGCCGTCCGCGCCCTCGCCACCGAAACCGGCACCACCGAATTCATGGTCCTGCTCGCCGCCACCCAACGCTGGCTCCACCGGCAAACCGGCCAGGACCGCTTCCCCCTCGCCGTCCCCGTCAGCAACCGCCCCGACCCCGCCAGCGAACACACCGCGGGCCCCTACGCCAACATCCTGTCCATCCCCGCCGACCTCCGCGGCCACCCGACCTTCCGCGAACTGTTCACCCGCGTCCGCCACACCGTGCTCGAAGCCTGGGAACACCAGCACACCCCCCACGAACTACTCGACCGCCCCCGCTGCCAAGTCATGTTCGGCATGCAGAACCTCCCCACCCCCGACGGCCACCTCACCGGCCTCACCACCACCCCCACCACCCTCGACCGCGGCACCTGCCGCTACGAACTCCACCTCCGCTGCTACCGCACCCCCGACGGCCTCTCCGGCTGGCTCGAACACAACACCACCCTCTTCACCCCCGACGGCATCGAACGACGCCTGCAGGACTTCCTCACCACCCTCCACCACGCCGTGACCGAACCCGAAGGACGCTGA
- a CDS encoding MFS transporter, translating to MRVFNLIWAGQGVSLIGSAMTTFGIGVWVFLDTGSPTYFATLILAASLPALLVLPVAGALVDRWDRRRVMLLSDTGAALAPAGVVLLHTTGTLQLWHIYVLVGLGAIFKAFQWPAFSALVPQLVAKDDLGKANGRVSLIEAAGQVFGALLGGGLYALVGLRGLLVIDLLTLAAALGTLLYSFRWLPTEPRHPSTDPTPVSHRDELLEGWRFIRRRPGLLGLLLFFAANNLVMEMAIVLVPPLVLSTHTPADLGIVNAIGWTGMTIVSLLISTTRGPQRLIRAILTVATCHAVLVLAMGLEQSVWMLAAGMFGILGGYAVTNAATSTLWQLKTPQDKQGRVFAIRRMVAWSAEPLAYGLAGPVAQLFGTPIAQNLGLGQGGGIAVVFLLAGPALLLVITATYLRPRVRHVERELPDAVALPVPQT from the coding sequence GTGCGCGTGTTCAACCTGATCTGGGCAGGCCAAGGCGTCTCCCTCATCGGCTCGGCGATGACCACCTTCGGCATCGGCGTCTGGGTCTTCCTCGACACCGGCTCCCCCACCTACTTCGCCACCCTCATCCTCGCCGCCTCACTCCCCGCCCTCCTCGTCCTCCCCGTCGCCGGCGCACTCGTCGACCGCTGGGACCGCCGCCGCGTCATGCTCCTGTCCGACACCGGCGCCGCACTCGCCCCCGCCGGCGTCGTCCTCCTCCACACCACCGGCACCCTCCAGCTCTGGCACATCTACGTCCTCGTCGGCCTCGGCGCGATCTTCAAAGCCTTCCAATGGCCCGCCTTCTCCGCCCTCGTCCCGCAACTCGTCGCCAAGGACGACCTCGGCAAAGCCAACGGCCGCGTCTCCCTCATCGAAGCCGCAGGCCAGGTCTTCGGCGCCCTCCTCGGCGGCGGCCTCTACGCCCTCGTCGGCCTCCGCGGCCTCCTCGTCATCGACCTGCTCACCCTCGCCGCCGCACTCGGCACCCTCCTCTACTCCTTCCGCTGGCTCCCCACCGAACCCCGCCACCCCAGCACCGACCCCACCCCCGTCTCCCACCGCGACGAACTCCTCGAAGGCTGGCGCTTCATCCGCCGGCGCCCAGGACTCCTCGGCCTCCTGCTCTTCTTCGCCGCCAACAACCTGGTCATGGAAATGGCCATCGTGCTCGTCCCCCCACTCGTCCTCAGCACCCACACCCCCGCCGACCTCGGCATCGTCAACGCCATCGGCTGGACCGGCATGACCATCGTCAGCCTCCTCATCAGCACCACCCGCGGCCCCCAGCGCCTCATCCGCGCCATCCTCACCGTCGCCACCTGCCACGCCGTCCTCGTCCTCGCCATGGGCCTCGAACAATCCGTCTGGATGCTCGCCGCCGGCATGTTCGGCATCCTCGGCGGCTACGCCGTCACCAACGCCGCCACCTCCACCCTCTGGCAACTCAAAACCCCCCAGGACAAACAAGGCCGCGTCTTCGCCATCCGCCGCATGGTCGCCTGGTCCGCCGAACCACTCGCCTACGGCCTCGCCGGACCCGTCGCCCAACTCTTCGGCACCCCCATCGCGCAGAACCTCGGCCTCGGCCAAGGCGGCGGCATCGCCGTCGTCTTCCTCCTCGCCGGACCAGCGCTCCTGCTGGTGATCACCGCCACCTACCTGCGTCCCCGCGTCCGGCACGTCGAACGCGAACTTCCCGACGCGGTCGCCTTACCCGTGCCACAGACCTGA